One stretch of Zingiber officinale cultivar Zhangliang chromosome 6B, Zo_v1.1, whole genome shotgun sequence DNA includes these proteins:
- the LOC121989081 gene encoding probable disease resistance protein At4g27220: protein MASVLAACLKSLWDPMTHQLAYIFYLGRKLTELEKNKMALASAKADVLVEVENAKIIGCTPTATVINWLREADNAVVEAEDICSNARSIMENSTCFRIKIVMRYKLGKQILRASKFSSDVQGRKPGDLFVPPPPVVVLPFPTSLIKNNTSSFRTLEKLRNFLQDDSIGKIGVWGMGGVGKTRLLRNLNNELQETKRFDVVIFVTVSKNWNKDMQKLRNDIGKELYMELEKDNVRASRLLYKRLMQKKFLLILDDVWDKINLENLGIPSPTEHKGCKIAITTRQRGICNEMETDVEIMVEALPDEESWDLFHEKAGGNIPTTIENVARSVCRECCGLPLAIITVGSALRKEVHLDQWKRALRLLQKSNFRFENMEDSVFVPLKFSYDMLRDDQLKKCFLFVALFPEDHEIADQDLIEYWVMEGYIEGAESLGDAYQDAHRLLILLIDSCLLERSRKKDMVKMHDVIRDMAIKITSDGTEEGTKFWVKAGMRLEELVETEDLKDKDKISLMENNIQLIGVDLYCPNASTLLVKGNVMLYDIPERFFQYMKLLSVLDLSATSIEFLPESISVLVNLSALILKECARLKRIDRVQCLKKLRFLDMRESGIIELPEGIVHLTGLVYFKISCTYRLQKIPAGLIAQFSHLEDLEMNQSFYLEGLKNPQEIIKQFKHLKSLNNLSLDLENDKLSSLLETHCNLNNLASFYLRVGSVMATSKTEYVAKKEGPRKPERRGRCLDITGDAACKRLAKFANKLCVYQNRKLRSISQLGLDNLECVEECWVWDCQEMWSIIISEEQKDNTYPHLQLLHLERLPKLSIIFSYNVAAAPSFFNLRKINLCECNMIPFVFQEEMIDQLGCLEELDVSSCRILKRIIEGYFKRDGMCLPKLRCISFSQLGKLEQLWFSDLSLPSLVDIKIHRCPNLRPPRLTNELAPTLLVIEAEEQWWESLPEDEIFKLHFASILKPVTVSFTHIFTSVHASSSH from the coding sequence ATGGCAAGTGTTCTGGCAGCATGTCTCAAGTCTCTATGGGATCCCATGACTCACCAGCTTGCATACATTTTCTATCTTGGTCGGAAATTAACGGAACTTGAGAAGAACAAAATGGCACTTGCCTCCGCTAAAGCTGATGTTTTAGTGGAGGTAGAAAATGCTAAGATCATAGGATGCACTCCTACAGCTACGGTTATCAATTGGCTACGCGAAGCTGATAATGCAGTAGTTGAAGCTGAAGATATTTGTTCAAATGCAAGAAGCATAATGGAAAATAGTACATGCTTCCGCATCAAGATAGTGATGCGGTACAAGCTGGGGAAACAAATCCTGAGGGCGAGTAAATTTTCTTCTGATGTCCAAGGGAGGAAACCAGGGGATTTGTTTGTTCCTCCTCCACCAGTTGTCGTGCTACCTTTTCCTACGTCACTAATAAAGAACAACACATCCTCTTTTCGTACATTAGAAAAGTTACGGAACTTCCTACAGGATGATAGCATCGGAAAGATTGGAGTTTGGGGCATGGGGGGAGTTGGCAAAACTAGACTCTTGAGAAATCTCAACAATGAACTCCAAGAAACTAAGCGTTTTGATGTCGTCATCTTTGTAACTGTTTCAAAGAACTGGAATAAGGACATGCAAAAATTGCGTAATGATATTGGGAAGGAGTTGTACATGGAACTGGAGAAGGACAATGTAAGGGCCTCGAGGCTATTGTATAAGAGGTTAATGCAGAAAAAGTTCTTGCTAATTTTAGATGATGTTTGGGACAAGATCAATTTGGAAAATCTGGGAATTCCTTCTCCTACCGAACACAAGGGGTGCAAAATAGCTATAACTACACGTCAAAGGGGAATTTGCAATGAGATGGAGACTGATGTGGAAATCATGGTGGAGGCTTTGCCCGATGAAGAGTCGTGGGACTTGTTTCATGAGAAAGCAGGTGGAAATATCCCCACGACAATTGAGAATGTTGCTCGTTCAGTGTGCAGAGAGTGTTGTGGTTTGCCACTTGCAATCATCACTGTGGGAAGTGCTTTGAGAAAGGAAGTCCATTTGGACCAATGGAAGCGAGCTCTAAGGTTGCTTCAAAAATCAAACTTTCGTTTTGAAAACATGGAGGATAGTGTTTTCGTACCACTGAAATTCAGCTATGATATGTTAAGAGATGACCAACTTAAAAAATGTTTTCTTTTTGTTGCGCTATTCCCTGAAGACCATGAGATTGCAGACCAAGACCTGATAGAGTACTGGGTAATGGAAGGGTATATAGAAGGTGCTGAAAGCTTGGGAGATGCTTATCAGGATGCTCATCGACTTTTGATATTACTGATCGACTCATGTCTGCTAGAAAGGAGTAGAAAGAAAGACATGGTAAAGATGCATGATGTCATTAGAGACATGGCTATAAAAATTACTTCTGATGGTACCGAAGAAGGTACAAAGTTTTGGGTAAAAGCTGGAATGCGACTGGAGGAACTTGTCGAAACAGAGGATTTGAAGGATAAGGATAAGATTTCATTGATGGAAAATAACATACAATTGATTGGAGTTGATTTATATTGCCCTAATGCCTCCACTTTGTTGGTTAAAGGTAATGTCATGTTGTATGATATACCAGAAAGATTCTTTCAATACATGAAGCTACTTTCTGTTCTTGATCTGTCAGCCACAAGTATTGAGTTCCTTCCTGAATCTATTTCTGTGTTGGTCAACCTCAGTGCTCTCATTCTCAAAGAGTGTGCCCGCTTAAAGAGAATTGATCGTGTCCAATGTCTAAAGAAACTCAGGTTCCTTGATATGAGAGAATCTGGAATCATTGAGCTGCCGGAGGGTATTGTGCATTTAACTGGATTGGTTTATTTTAAGATATCATGCACCTATCGCCTTCAGAAAATCCCTGCTGGACTGATTGCTCAGTTCTCTCACCTGGAAGACCTTGAAATGAACCAGAGTTTTTATTTAGAAGGATTGAAGAACCCACAGGAAATCATTAAGCAGTTCAAGCATTTGAAAAGTTTGAACAATCTCTCACTTGATTTAGAGAATGATAAACTTTCCTCTCTCCTTGAAACACACTGTAATTTGAATAATCTAGCAAGTTTTTATCTTAGAGTGGGGTCTGTTATGGCAACGTCAAAGACTGAATATGTTGCGAAAAAAGAGGGGCCAAGAAAACcggaaagaagaggaagatgttTAGACATCACCGGTGATGCCGCTTGCAAAAGACTTGCAAAATTTGCAAACAAGCTTTGCGTCTATCAGAACAGAAAACTCCGCTCAATATCTCAACTTGGGCTGGACAACCTTGAATGCGTTGAAGAATGTTGGGTGTGGGATTGCCAAGAGATGTGGAGTATAATTATTTCTGAGGAGCAAAAGGATAATACTTATCCACACTTGCAGCTCTTGCACCTTGAACGCCTTCCTAAACTATCGATTATCTTTTCTTACAATGTTGCTGCTGCTCCTAGCTTCTTTAATCTGCGAAAAATAAATTTGTGCGAGTGTAACATGATACCATTTGTCTTCCAAGAAGAAATGATCGATCAGCTTGGTTGTCTAGAAGAATTGGATGTCTCTAGCTGTCGGATCCTAAAAAGGATAATCGAGGGATATTTCAAGAGAGACGGAATGTGTCTGCCCAAATTACGGTGTATTTCGTTCTCACAATTGGGAAAGTTAGAACAGCTATGGTTCAGCGATCTGTCATTGCCTTCCCTTGTTGATATCAAAATCCATCGATGCCCTAACTTAAGGCCACCACGGCTAACCAATGAGCTTGCACCAACTTTGCTAGTTATTGAGGCAGAGGAGCAGTGGTGGGAATCTTTGCCAGAAGATGAAATATTTAAGTTACACTTTGCATCTATCTTGAAGCCAGTAACTGTTAgcttcacacacatcttcacatCCGTCCACGCTAGTTCTTCCCACTAG